ctttctgaaacagggcagggcaggcagcatgTAAACTGTTCTGGAGGgctggaaaaataataatttaatggACTGCTTCGGCACATCTTCACAGCTTCATTGTTCAATCCATCCCCACAAGGGGACACCACGAACCACcacttggctgctgctgctcctttctgCAGGCAGTCTGCTCATATCATCCCTTCACCTTGGCTGCTAGAAGCCACAGGAAACAGTTCTGCCATATTCTAACAACTTACATGATGTTCTCCTGCTTAATGGCTCCTGTTAAAAATATACATACGACAATCTGCCAGGAAGCCTTCAATTAGGCAGGCTTTTGCCCATACAGCTGAAATAATATTGTTTGCTGGACACActtccaaaaaggaaaaataagggTCAGCAGACATGCCAAAAATAAAGTCCGGGGCCAGCAGAGGTTTCACTTCTCTTGTCCTTTTTCTTAAAAGCTGCATAAAAAGCATCCCAGAAGGATTTTGAGGGtatttcatggtcactgtgaATTAAACCCTCTTAAAGCATTAACAAGAGCTCTGAGATTTTAGTGGAAGGTAAGTGAGCATATACATTAAAACATATAGAGCCCCAGGGTACCCCCACATCTGGGCTGTCAGGGAGGTGACAAGGACAAGCAAATGGCACCATGAGGCTCTTTCACTCATGCTCTGCTGAGAAAGTCCTGGGTTTGGAGATGTGCACTTCACTCCCGCCACTCCCGTTGGTGGTGGTCGTGATGATGTACTGGGTGGTTTGCTGCTGGTTGCTTGTCTGGGATTCCAAGGGATCTGTGTGGGCTGTGGGCTGGGAAACCTCATTGGAGAGTGAAGAGTTTTGTTTACCATCCAGATCAGGCTGACCTTCAGATATCACGTAGTGAGTCTGCATGGGaaatatagaaaataattaataaacaCTGTATCTTTTGTAACTTCTTTAACAGTCTGCTGCCAGACATTTTGGTTGAAAAGGAACTTTTAAATAAGCTCTATTTCATTTAAATGTATTTGAGAGCAACATAATGCCTGTCTTTTGATTCAAAGAACATTGGACCTACTTGGCTTTTGGTTAATTTACAAATGGTTAAACTCATTACACAATTAGACCATCACAACAGaataaaacagcaattttcAATTGCACTATTCTGAAAAGTTTTTTACTGTATTCCATATGTTCTAGCAGAAGTTCCACTCCAAGTGACCAAGATCAACACAAGCCAATGACCTGTCTTCTTATGCTGGATTGCTTACAAGGAATAGCAGGAACTCTTCTTATTTTCTAATCTTACAGATAACAGAAAGCTACTGAAATGTTTCCAGAAGCTGTTCTGAAATTTGGTTTAATGGATACAGCTtaatcataaatatttttatgactAAGCAGTACCACTGAATAATTTTGTTCTGCAAATGTGATTAAGTGAAGATTTTAAATTGAAAGGAGTCATACATACAAAAGCCAGACAGCATGAGCTTTGTAAATGGTTACAATGCAAACTATACTGTGCAGTCTGTACCTCTTTAGGTACCTCCACTCTTTGCCCCAATCATGATTTTGGCATTCTTTAAACCTTTAAGCTGAAGAGCTGTATACCTGATAACACTCTGAATGAAAAAAAGGCCATGATGGTTTTCCTTACCTGAGTTACTGCTTTTACTTGCCCTGTGTTGACAGTAGTGACCGGGGTACCCACAGCAGTCTCTGTGATCACGTACTGCCCTTGGGGGATGGTCATCATCTGAATCTCTGATGCTAAAAAGTTGCAAATTGGATAATCAAGACCTTCAGTCAAACTCAAAGACAACCTTCAAAGATCACGTCTTATATCAGAAAGATTTAAAGCCTGAAACAGTGGGTATTGAGTAGAATTCAGGTGAGATAAGGCCTTGTAGAACTCTACAGGCCTCAGCAGAATTATGCCAGTTAACACCAGATAGATATTTGGAAATTCATGCAGAAAAACACATCCTGTTCTCACTCAAATCATCACAGAATTACCAGCCAGAACTACATGGGCATGAGAAATCATGTCATGCTCCTTTTCCACACATTTCTTTCAAGCATGCATCCAAATTTGAACAAGTAGGTATCCAACACATTGATTCTTGCTGTATGCAAGTTCCTTGGAATAAAGGAGCCCAGAGTGCCTGCCCAAACTATGTACTGGATCAGTATGGATGATAGTGGAAGAGCTGGTACAACCATTTACATTTATCTGAAGCTTTATCTTCTTGATATCTATGAATATTAATCGCAAAGCTGAATGAACTCTGAAAACACTGTCCCATTTGGTAGCTGGAGACATGGGGCACTTGTTAGAGACACACTTGCCAGACAAGTAGTTAGAGCTACTGCTGACACTTACAGTAGCTCCGAAATGAGTTCCAGTTGCTGGGGAGATATGTGTGCTGGACTGAGgagccttgctgctgctggagggctTGGTTTGGTGTCGATGTAGTTGTCTGCATCTGTGAGgggctgagctcctgctgagGTTGTTGCGAGGAGGGACTCAAAGGCTGACCCCCAgcctacaggaaaaaaaaagtgcaagtGTTCTTGGTGTAGTAAGGATTGCACAGCTCTATGCTGTCACAAACACAGCCTTCTCATTTAGGGAAAACACAGGCTAAGTTCCAGAGCATATCAAGCACAAGAACTAAACTCTCCTCCAACTTGCTTCATTCTAGGTAAATAAGCTCAGACCAGGAAACTAAAATAGTGATATTGTTGCTTGCCGAAGAGAGTCTATGGCAAAGACCTGAGATTAGAGGCTAAATTCTACCCAAGAGCATGAAGAGTTGCACTTAAAATATTTGAGGAATGCCAGTTTCCATTTACATCTTCCAACTGACAAACCTCATTTAGCTGCAAATATGTCTCTTTCCAATcatttctctctcctttgtACATACtgttgaggggaaaaaacaccccacaccaaaaaacccatacaacaaacacccaaacaaacccacaacaaaACACCCCCGTAAATCTTGAGACATCTGGCCACTGCTTCATCTCAATGTGAGAGTAATTTCATGTGTGGTCCtttaaatgacaaaaaaaacccactatcCCCTGCATCAGCACATGCAATATGCAGCTGAGCAGGCTGGTAGGGAAAGCATTTTCTAATGAGAAGAGGGAAATACCTGTGATGATGACTGAGTTGCTGGTGATGGCTCTGTCACCTGGATGTGCTGCACCTGGATGGCATGTTGGGTGTATGTCTGGGGGTCATGGAGCTGCCCAACATCCACTGTGGAGTGCTGGGACTGGTGAGGTGAGGTAgcctggggaaaaaattaagcAGAGTTCTTTACCTCAAATTCTTTACAAAAGTAGCCATATAAACCTCTTCTGGGATACAAGGTCTGGAATAATGAAGTAGGAGCCTTAGTGGAGCACACCTGTTGAGCCTTGTTGAGTTTCTTTGCACCCCGGGAGATAAGGTACATTTAATAGATGTAATGGCACAGAGATGGCTCTATCTCAGTGATACCAATGGAAAGGACTTGCCTAACATCATTCAAGCTGTTTGTGGCAGTGGCTGGACTAAACCAAAGGGTTCAAAAGCCAGGATTAGCGTTAACCCCTTCTGTGTAAGCATCTTTCTGTACAACATATACATACTCAAGATCTGCATATCCAATTCTGTAGTTTGACACAGCTCTGCATCAAGACAAGCGCTCAGAGgtttttaaaggtttttctGAACATCATGCGCTAATGATACCAATTGCAGTAATTGAATTACAAGTCTTGGATATTCATAAAATTAAGATCTTGTTAATATTACCTGCAGGAATCAGTATTCATGCTCTTGTATTGTTACAACAGCCACAGTCTCTATCAACTGGGGCCATTGTTTAGGCCTTTATTAGCCAAATTCATAATCTGATTTGATAACATGGAATTTCAGATTAAAATATAAACACATGGTAGTTTCAGTTTCTGTTGTAGTGTGTTCTTATACTTTgtaatggttttgtttttgtatgCCCTTATTTTTCCCAGATGGTTTACACCCCTGATTGTACCCCTTCCTCCCTTTATCAGTGTAGTCCCTCTCCTTTGTTGAGatcatccccaaatccctgccctgggtcTCTGTCAATCACTCAGCATCCCATCCTTTCTATCTAGAACTTTTGGTCCAAGTCATCGAGCGATtagtcagaggtcaggggtcaaccTCCCAAATGCTACCCCATACACTACCCCAAATATCCATTCCCTAAGTGTTCATACGTGAGGTTTCTTTATTGGTCATCAAAATTATCTACTTTTTGGTTCACACCTCCCTTTAAAATGTAATCTTGGCTCCTCTCCCAGGTGCTCTGAGCAGGAGGCCCCCTGAGGTGTgggagctcccaggagctcaGAATAAAACCTTGGATTAACCCCTGTTAAGAGTTGGCCCTTTCATCCTCTACCAATGTCTCTAGCATCTCCTCTGCTGCAAAGGCGACGAGCCTGGCTGCCTTCGGAACCCTCAGGGCACGAGAGAGTGTCCCCCACTGTCGGGGCTGTCCCCCCGCTGTCGACCGTGTCAGGGCTGGCCAGGGTTCCTGGGGGGCTCCCAGACAGACGGAGACAAGCTTACTCCAGTGGGTAACAGATTTCTTACAGCTGCCTGAGATCTTCCTCAGACCTGTTACTCTAGTTACActctggtttcatttttaggagGTTGTTGAGCATCAAGAGAATGAATATGCTAATAGATGCTATGAAGGGAACAAGCAACCACTCTTGTACTCCCAAATTTTGGCTCTGACTCACTGAGGACAAGGAAGTACAAATCAGTCTTGAAGTGCAGAAAATGGGTCACCTACTGACCCACCTTTCCAATAGCTAGGAAACATTCCTAAAGCAGACTTGAACAAAGCTGCCCGGATGGGTAGAACTAAGTCTGGACTGTGTTGATGTGTCTCCAGCAAGCTGACCAAGGCTGGCAGGACTATTTATGCCTGGTACAAGTGCTTATGAAGGGAAACCTATGCCTTATCAGTTGATATATCTGTAAAAAGTAGCTACAGCCCTTTTTGTAACTACTCCTTACCACACTTCTGTGTGATAGAGCCCCAAGAACACACAGGCTTGGAAGGGAAGAGATCAAAAGCACAGCAAGATCCCCACCAGGTTACTCACCTGGGCCACTTGAACAACTTGCAGCTGTatgtgctgaggctgctgcaagCCAGTTGTGGATTGAGACACAGGGATGTACTGGATGCGCTGGTAATCTCCCTGGGGAGTCCGGTAATCTGTAGTCAGGGTCTGGGATATCTCTGTCATTGCTTGCGTCAGTAAATCTGTTGTCTGAGCAGGGAGAGAGTGATACAGATCATCATCATACTGATGTACTTCTTCAGCGCTGTAGTTCTAGTTCTTTTATCTACACTTACAGTGGATCTGGTCATTTTTTCACAAGAGCTTAATGTGTCCAGAGATTGGGGTCATAAGTAGTCACCAGGGATCATCAACTAGAATTGCTGTCTTCTGTCTAAATCCTAGTCAGGACCAGTAGTGGCTAACTTAATatagaataataaaaataattactttcatCTTGTGACATACCAGTATTCTGTTAAACAATGGAAGTCCTGTATTTGTGAAGAGCTGACTTAAGTTCCAAGACTTCCTCCCCTGTCAGAGTCACACTGTATTTCTAATGTGTAAAGACATTTAGCTTATAACTTAATCAGATTTATGAAGCCAACAGCATCCTGATTAAACCTCTCAATTTTCAAGAAAAACAGTCTTTTATCTAATTAGTCTTTAGATAAGAAGTTTTGAACTGTGATCAATAAGACTTTTAAAACTACATAGTATCCCACAACATTGAAGGACACATTTTCTAGTCTCAGCTTTCATTTCAGTGGCAGCTAATGTATTAACAGTAGAGAGATCAGCCACTGGAGATTCATCTtgctcagtgctgtgctgtCCAAAGGATTACAAAAATATCTGACTCCCTGAACACAGTTTGATCCAGTCCCCAGTCACTGTTAAACTTGTGCTTTTGATGCCAGGAACTGCATCTCTCACTTCAGGAGAAAATTCCCAGTGAAAATCCATGAGACGTGTATCCCTGAGCTCATAATGTGGAGTCAGTAGATCTGAATATAAGAAGAAAATGGATCTGGGGATAAAAGACCAATCCTTAAAGCTCCAGAACAAAATGAACAGCTCCTGACACTGCAAAACTGGACCACACAGGCTTAAAACCAGAAGTGATCTCAAATAATGTCCTAATACAGGTTTTAAAGTGATGTCTGTCAAATAAACCAGGGTTACTAATACCAGAAGGCTCCTGATCTGTGtgtctccctgcactgcccttGTGTGCCTCCAGTCCTTACCACAACAGTTTCTCCAGTTGTGCTGTCAGTGGTGAGAACAGCTGGCGTGGAACTGATGACAGCCGTTGCCAGTGGCGCATGGATCGTGTTTGGGAGCTGAGCAAACTCTGGGTGCTTCTTGCGGATGTGCTGCACCATCTTTGTCTGCAGAGAGAAGCAAAGGAGTGTTGGAAGGACAGTCAGCAACTCTGCTCAGGGCCATGTGAAATCCCAGCCTGGCCAAACACAGCTTTTAGGTTTCCCTCAGTAAAACAGCCTCAAGATTCACACTATGAGATCCTCTGGTCAACAAAGTTGAAAACAAGGATCACAAACCTGCTACTTGATTAGAACTGACACTGAAGTCTTGTCCTCAACAGCTTTTTACCCCAATATCACCAAATGTTTTATGACTTTCTCCCCAAAGGTCatcttttctgtgttttgtttccctgctcGTCTCCCCTGTAACTACCAGACAGCAGTTTTCAAGCCCTTCTATTCATGATCATGCTCTGGTAACTTTTCAACAAAAACCCACTATTCATGGAATCTTTTGGCACTAAAACAACCAGACTGTGCCTGCACTGTCAGCACACAGCACAAAACCAGCACTCTGACTGAGATAAAGAGAGCTCTGCTTCTGTACAGACAGGTGACAGAGACCATGGTGAAACAGCATCCCCAGGGAGAGGCTGTCTGAGGCTGGAACTTCCCATACCTTACTGCTGTATTGCTTGGAACAGTGAGGGCAGCACACTGGAGGGGTGGCGATGGTGCCTGTCAGCTGTGTGTGGGTGCTTAGCATAGGATCTGGCTCTCCCGGTCCTGCAGGACGCAGTTTCCGGATGCTTGGAGGTAGCTCAGCACCAGGATGGTTTTTCAGTATGTGTGCTTTGCGTTTGCTGGCACTCTTGTACACCTGAAGGGCAAGGATTTGGAATTAAAATGGTGCAACCCTGGTGCCTGTACAGGAAACAGCTACCAGTTATCTTGATCTGGAAGGTCTGCATGTTGCTTTAGAGAATACATTTAGTTAAATCCCTCAAACAATTACAACAAAAGGCATGAGCATACATGCCTTCATCAGTGTTTCATCACCCTGTAAAAGCAACTGACTCCTTGTGTAGCAGAGAAACCTTTTGAGAACATATTTTACGCCACAACCAAACACCGAAGCAGGACAAGGAGGTAAGAGGAAAATTATTCGTGCCATATTTGAAGATCAAATGCCCAATGTTAATTTGTTATGATGGTTGATATCTCTACTTGACACAAAGCATCAAACTGTTTTAGTTTGGTGATCAACACAGCTTTTAGTTCTTTTTAGGCACATCAACAAACAAATACTATCTAAtaatttaaactattttttctccccttaaacaaaaggaaaagaggcaTCACAGAAAGACGTACTGAGGATAATGACAGTCAAAATACACTCCCTGGTAAATATAGGCCCCCAGGCATAAAAGGCAAAGGAGAATAAGAGGAAGAACCCAAAGGCACCGCAGAAGCAGCTTCAGGCTCCACTGACCTAGTAAGCAGCTTACAATAAAAGGTGTTAAAGACTAACTTTTAGAAGTGATACAGCAAGAAAAAGTACTTACTGGCCAGAAATTATGCACAGACAGCATACTTAGTCCTGTGTTAACACAAGACTAAGGGTCAGTGACTGTCTGCTGGATAACAGTATTCAAGTTTTCCAATGCCAAAcacagcagaaaggggaaaactACAGCTTTCAATTAGCATTCCACTGCCTTGGCCTAAGTGcgttttgtcttctttttttttttttgacagtaCTGCAGGAGTGTTGCTGGCAAGCACCTCAGAAAAGCTACAAATCCCTCCAGAGATTTCTATGCAGAGACAAATTGGTTGCATCCAGGACTGGGACTGAGCTATCCTCTGAGGGGTGACTTCCCACACACCTTATCGCAGTATTGACAGAAGTAATCTCTGTTGGGTTTTATGATGGGCAACGTGAGCTCTGGCACCTCTTCTATTTTCATGTCTGGATGTCTCTTTGATAAATGATTCACCTTAGGAGAAACAGAGGACAAGAACACATTACAGCTGGAAGCCAAATGATTGGTGCTTCTTCCAGTCAGGGGTAACAGCCAAACCAAAACTGAATGATGCAAGCCAGCATCACTAGAAGCATTTGCTGATGCAAGGGTTATTGTGCACTCATATTTAACTGCTGAAGGTAAATGAGGTCTTGCTAGGTCTCATTTACAGTTTCTTTAACCAAAATTAGATTGAAAGGGGTGAAATAGTTTGCCAGAACTGTCTTGTAGCTGGTATCTGAGAGTGAGGTCATGTGAAGGGCCTCTGCCCAGATCAGAACCCCCATGAAACCTAAGTAAACAATCTCTTGCTGCACAACAGCCTTTACCCAGAGGCAGTGACATGACATGGCCAGAAGAGGCCCTCGAGAAGGGggtgaaacaaaaaaagaggaaagaccGCCAGGAAAACAGAGGCACTAAGGCTGAACAAGGCAGTACTTTCATCTCATGTCCTGTTAAATACAGTACACATCAGTCAGCATCACTTAGTGCTGAAATATGGTACTGACAATCAGATGCACAGTGCAGGCAGTAAACGAGCAAATTTGCTGAAGAGGTAAAAcacacagatttaaaaaaagatgTATCACCTCAACTCAGCTACAAAATTTGCCAAAATTTGTTTCACACCATCCTGGCTGGATAAGAccagattggatggggcttggagcactctGGTCTactggaaagtgtccctgcccatggccagtagatggaatgagatgagctttaagatctcttccagcccaaacccttTTATGAGCCTTGTATTCCAATGCTGGAATTCCATCTTTATTCCTTACCTATTCATCAGAATGGAGTACAGAGGCTGTAACAGAACCCAGGCACTCACCAACATGCCCCTGCGGCGGAAGCCCATCATGCAGAGGCGGCACTTGAACATGAAGCTCTCATAGTCAGTGGACGCAATCCGGGGCTTGAAGGTTTTGGAGCGGCTGATCCGATCAGCCTTCTTGGCCTCCCTCTCTGGGTTGTGCATTCTCTGCATGTGCTCTCGCAGCTTGTCCTTCCTCTGGGAAGGAAAAATTGGGGAGAAAAATGTCAGCAATGTCACAGAAACTGCCATATTGCCTGTTATGCATAAGAGCCACAGTTTGAGGAGTTGTTCAGGGATCTCTCTCCAGAGAGGGAAATTTTCCTCTCAGAAAAATGTGTTCCTTCACCCAGAAGTATccagtccctcagtgtcccatCACAAACTCAGTGACAGGAAgcaggctgctgccaccacAGTTTACCTGGCTCACAGTCTGCTCCATCTGCTCCAAGGAGATTTGGAAAGGAATCTGGATGACATGTGCTGAAAAGCTGGATGCCATGGACACAGGCTTCTTGGCCAGTAACATTATTAATCCACTGGCACCAGCAAGTTAACTGAACTGTTACAAGCAATGTAACCCAAACACCTGGCAATGGAGGTGTATGATGTCCCAGTTCTTAATGAGCAGATAGAAAGTTCCTTTGCTATTTAATTATTAGGAATAAGATCTGTTTGAAATAAGATGCTGAGGTAACCTTGCCCCTTGTCTTTCAGAAATGGATGtcacagctcacacaggacaCCAAGCAATGCATGCAACTCACAGGCAAGTCTAGTGTGTTATTTTCTTTCACCTTTGAGAACATGAACTTATCTCCTTGAAGGAGGGTAAAGAATAGTGGTTTTTGTACTAGTAATGATCCAGCCAAGAGGCGCCTCACCTTGAACTGCTTGCCACAGGTGGAGCACAGGAAGTCTTTGCGGTCTGAGTGCCGCAGCATGTGGAGTCGCAGCTTGTCGGGGCGGCAAAAAGCCTTGTCACACTCTGTACACTGGTAAATCTTCTCAGAATGGAAACTGCGCACATGTTTCTTGACCTAAAATGGCAGATCACAGAAAAATGAAGTTTATTCAAGAGAGAAGTGAGTGGTAACACAGTCTAGGAAACTCTTTGCAATGTGAAAGAAAACGAAAACGTTTCGAAGGTGTCTAGTATACTTCAGTTTAAAAAGTATTTGATCAGAACAGTTAATATCTCAGCAATAGTTTCTATAAAGCCATAACATTTTTATTACTCATCTGGATGGGTGATTTGATTTCCTCAAAACTGATTCTTGAAGGCATCAGCTATTGCACAGCTGCACTTAATGGGCGGCAAAAGTCCACAATGTACCATTTGCACAAAATCACCCTTGAGTTAACACATTCATCTGAGGTTCATTATCTTCCTTTCTTTTATAAGAAACCAAAACATAGGGACTAATTCCTTTCAATCAGACACAATGAGCTTGCAATTATAAGtggcaaataaaaaaaccacttATTCAGAACAGCATTTGTGCACCATTCCTGAATGGTGATTACTTCTCCATACTTGGGGACTATCCTTCACCTCTTCAAACATCTAGAggggtatttttttcctccccccaaTAAAGGAACTAATGAAGTTTGACATCTAAAATGAAAGCATTGTTCAAGAAATGGATCTCTAATTAAATCCTTACTGTCTTCTAATACTGATCATACACGGAACAACTTGGCATCTCTACCTGTTCCACATAGAAGTATTTCAGTAGGCAGCAGTGACTAGTCTTAATTATCCACACagcaagaagagaaaaaaaatcattgttaAATGTCAAAAATACAACTGAATAGGTGGAAAAAAAGCCATGGGTCTTTCAGTCATTTGCACAGGAAAGTTTACAGGGAATTAAGTTGCAGTACAGCATTTCTGAATCATCAACATTCTTCCTTGCTGAATATTTCCAGAAGATAAAGGACTTCTTCCAGGATGGAATTATATTAGTAAAATCACTTTCCCCCATCCTTTCCTCTTTAGTCTAGTGGATAGTCTATCTGTTCCTATTACTGACATAAACCGGATTTCTATATTTCAATTTCAGTCAGGCAGCTCAGTAAGACACATCAATTACTTTGTCCCTAGGAAGGATAATGAATATGTGCATGGTCCATCTCAGTTTTTTCTTACTGGACATGGAAATAGAACCTTTAAATTCTACTAATGAACTTGTCCAAATGCTCAGCATAGTGTACAGTAGCTGCATTACTCACTGCTCCAGTGCAGTGTACAGGGAAGGAGAATAAAGTGCCCAGCTGAAGCTCAGGGGGGAAGTCAGGAAGCAgagtatcctgatctgttctgGCATTTCTTCGAGCTGTTCAAATGAATTATCCTGACAGAAAGCAGGCAAGGGATTAAAGATGTAAACCCCCTTGTTCTTTTGATCAGAGTCTTCATGATGAAGGGCAAGGTGTGTTCAAGTACAAGCTGAATACAATAAAAGACAATTCTTTCTTGTGCCATGGCGATGTAGTAGTCAGGACCTCTGCTTCAGGAATTTTTTAGGAATAAGGCACCCACCCGTCTGCACTACAGTGCCTTCTAATTGACAGATTGAAGCATCACACCTGGTGATTTAGTGGACAGAGTACTTCAGTGTCATAAGACAATGTCTAGCAGTGGTTGGTCACTCttcctttttaatttctgaCCGAGGTGGACCCCTGCATCTTGTGAGAATGAACTGCTGTGCAGTTACACAGGGAGAGCACTGAGAAACCCACAGCCTTGTGAGAGACCCCCAAAGCAGTGTTTCAGATCAGTACAGCATCTCACCTGGATAAAATCTGGGAAGCGCTTCTTGCAGGTGGGGCAGGTGAAATAGCCATCATTGACATGGATGGCCACGTGATCCTTAAGCAGATCCAAGCGGTCAAAGGACTCAGGGCAGAAAATGCAGGAGTATGTTTTCTGGTCCATGTGAAACTTCATGTGGCCCTCGAGGGCACCACTGTTGATGAAGCCCTTGTTGCAGATGTCACAGGTCAAAGGGCAGTTCCCTTCCCGCCCATGGAACCGCAGGTGCTGGTCCAGCTTATCCTTCTCCCGGAAGGCCTTCCCACACTGCAGGCATTTGAATGGGCGGAAGGATTTCCGGATGAacaggtgctgcagagctgcattcTGAAAGAAGCATCCAAGAGACCATTAGCTTTCATTACCACTT
This genomic window from Passer domesticus isolate bPasDom1 chromosome 23, bPasDom1.hap1, whole genome shotgun sequence contains:
- the PRDM10 gene encoding PR domain zinc finger protein 10 isoform X7, which produces MEHTGREEMDLKEESPQVWTESAGQEQNTAQVHFVPEGGAVAQIMYSDEQERGPAQQVVYTADGTSYTSVDTSEHTLVYIHPVEATQTLFTDPSQVAYVQQDATTQQNQMERIETKEEDDDDEDEDEDGEDTDMDEWDPDPPRPFDPNDLWCEECNNAHPSVCPKHGPLHPIPNRPVLTRARASLPLVLYIDRFLGGVFSKRRIPKRTQFGPVEGPLVRQTELKDCYIHLKVSLDKGDRKDRDLQEDLWFELSSEALCNWMMFVRPAQNHLEQNLVAYQYGHHIYYTTIKNVEPKQELKVWYAASYAEFVNQKIHDITEEERKVLREQEKNWPCYECNRRFMSSEQLQQHLNSHDEKLDFFSRTRGRGRGRGKRRFGPGRRPGRPPKFMRMEVTSENGEKCEEGTQDLLHFSSKGQFDEAGQAPLNGLEQQEQTPVPTEPQAALEQQENHVLHVQPQHEGNTVPTQSTVTADDMRRAKRIRNAALQHLFIRKSFRPFKCLQCGKAFREKDKLDQHLRFHGREGNCPLTCDICNKGFINSGALEGHMKFHMDQKTYSCIFCPESFDRLDLLKDHVAIHVNDGYFTCPTCKKRFPDFIQVKKHVRSFHSEKIYQCTECDKAFCRPDKLRLHMLRHSDRKDFLCSTCGKQFKRKDKLREHMQRMHNPEREAKKADRISRSKTFKPRIASTDYESFMFKCRLCMMGFRRRGMLVNHLSKRHPDMKIEEVPELTLPIIKPNRDYFCQYCDKVYKSASKRKAHILKNHPGAELPPSIRKLRPAGPGEPDPMLSTHTQLTGTIATPPVCCPHCSKQYSSKTKMVQHIRKKHPEFAQLPNTIHAPLATAVISSTPAVLTTDSTTGETVVTTDLLTQAMTEISQTLTTDYRTPQGDYQRIQYIPVSQSTTGLQQPQHIQLQVVQVAQATSPHQSQHSTVDVGQLHDPQTYTQHAIQVQHIQVTEPSPATQSSSQAGGQPLSPSSQQPQQELSPSQMQTTTSTPNQALQQQQGSSVQHTYLPSNWNSFRSYSSEIQMMTIPQGQYVITETAVGTPVTTVNTGQVKAVTQTHYVISEGQPDLDGKQNSSLSNEVSQPTAHTDPLESQTSNQQQTTQYIITTTTNGSGGSEVHISKPRTFSAEHE
- the PRDM10 gene encoding PR domain zinc finger protein 10 isoform X4, which gives rise to MEHTGREEMDLKEESPQVWTESAGQEQNTAQVISQSSASAWAGLRLVHFVPEGGAVAQIMYSDEQERGPAQQVVYTADGTSYTSVDTSEHTLVYIHPVEATQTLFTDPSQVAYVQQDATTQQASLPVHNQVIPPMEAVDGSDPLAPLQNQMERIETKEEDDDDEDEDEDGEDTDMDEWDPDPPRPFDPNDLWCEECNNAHPSVCPKHGPLHPIPNRPVLTRARASLPLVLYIDRFLGGVFSKRRIPKRTQFGPVEGPLVRQTELKDCYIHLKVSLDKGDRKDRDLQEDLWFELSSEALCNWMMFVRPAQNHLEQNLVAYQYGHHIYYTTIKNVEPKQELKVWYAASYAEFVNQKIHDITEEERKVLREQEKNWPCYECNRRFMSSEQLQQHLNSHDEKLDFFSRTRGRGRGRGKRRFGPGRRPGRPPKFMRMEVTSENGEKCEEGTQDLLHFSSKGQFDEAGQAPLNGLEQQEQTPVPTEPQAALEQQENHVLHVQPQHEGNTVPTQSTVTADDMRRAKRIRNAALQHLFIRKSFRPFKCLQCGKAFREKDKLDQHLRFHGREGNCPLTCDICNKGFINSGALEGHMKFHMDQKTYSCIFCPESFDRLDLLKDHVAIHVNDGYFTCPTCKKRFPDFIQVKKHVRSFHSEKIYQCTECDKAFCRPDKLRLHMLRHSDRKDFLCSTCGKQFKRKDKLREHMQRMHNPEREAKKADRISRSKTFKPRIASTDYESFMFKCRLCMMGFRRRGMLVNHLSKRHPDMKIEEVPELTLPIIKPNRDYFCQYCDKVYKSASKRKAHILKNHPGAELPPSIRKLRPAGPGEPDPMLSTHTQLTGTIATPPVCCPHCSKQYSSKTKMVQHIRKKHPEFAQLPNTIHAPLATAVISSTPAVLTTDSTTGETVVTTDLLTQAMTEISQTLTTDYRTPQGDYQRIQYIPVSQSTTGLQQPQHIQLQVVQVAQATSPHQSQHSTVDVGQLHDPQTYTQHAIQVQHIQVTEPSPATQSSSQAGGQPLSPSSQQPQQELSPSQMQTTTSTPNQALQQQQGSSVQHTYLPSNWNSFRSYSSEIQMMTIPQGQYVITETAVGTPVTTVNTGQVKAVTQTHYVISEGQPDLDGKQNSSLSNEVSQPTAHTDPLESQTSNQQQTTQYIITTTTNGSGGSEVHISKPRTFSAEHE